In the genome of Streptomyces collinus, one region contains:
- a CDS encoding LysR family transcriptional regulator: METRELRYFVAVAEELHFGRAARRLGIAQPPLSRAIGRLERRLQAVLLERSSRAVTLTEAGAVLLREARAALEAVEAAERRTRRAAQAPAGQAGVVLVTKAGASSELLAKLLDAHAAEPDAAGVDLLLCGMGEQGPMLRDGRADVALLHLPFDTTAGLDTEVLCTEGQVAILPAGHPLAGRPRLRTADVTGLPDLPMPRWPGPDGSYPAGPGPRARDHAQLLQLIALGRACWIAPESCRTQLREGLAAVPVPDAPMVTTVIAWPPHSRSRAVADLVRTATRVSS; the protein is encoded by the coding sequence GTGGAGACAAGGGAGTTGCGGTACTTCGTCGCCGTCGCCGAGGAGCTTCACTTCGGCAGGGCCGCCCGGCGGCTCGGGATCGCGCAGCCCCCGCTGTCGCGGGCGATCGGCCGGCTCGAACGGCGTTTGCAGGCGGTCCTGCTGGAACGCAGCAGCCGCGCGGTCACCCTGACGGAGGCCGGAGCCGTGCTCCTGAGGGAGGCCCGGGCGGCGCTCGAAGCGGTCGAGGCCGCCGAACGCCGCACCCGCCGTGCGGCGCAGGCCCCGGCCGGCCAGGCCGGGGTGGTGCTCGTCACGAAGGCCGGCGCGTCCAGCGAGCTGCTGGCGAAACTGCTCGACGCCCACGCCGCCGAACCCGACGCGGCCGGTGTCGATCTGCTCCTGTGCGGCATGGGCGAGCAGGGGCCGATGCTGCGCGACGGCCGGGCCGACGTGGCGCTGCTGCACCTGCCGTTCGACACCACGGCCGGCCTCGACACCGAAGTGCTCTGCACGGAGGGCCAGGTCGCGATCCTCCCGGCCGGGCACCCCCTCGCCGGCCGGCCCCGTCTCCGTACGGCGGACGTCACCGGCCTCCCCGACCTGCCGATGCCCCGCTGGCCCGGCCCCGACGGCTCCTACCCGGCCGGCCCCGGCCCCCGGGCCCGCGACCACGCCCAGCTCCTCCAGCTGATCGCACTCGGCCGCGCCTGCTGGATCGCGCCGGAGTCCTGCCGGACCCAACTGCGTGAGGGGCTGGCCGCCGTGCCGGTGCCGGACGCGCCGATGGTCACCACGGTGATCGCCTGGCCGCCCCACAGCCGGTCCCGGGCGGTCGCGGACCTGGTGCGGACCGCGACACGGGTGAGTTCGTGA
- a CDS encoding MerR family transcriptional regulator, with protein MAADTPLSDRLDDDDYPAYTMGRAAEMLGTTPGFLRAIGEARLITPLRSEGGHRRYSRYQLRIAARARELVDRGTPIEAACRIVILEDQLEEAQRINAEYRRAAQKSSGVPDRGPS; from the coding sequence ATGGCAGCTGATACTCCGCTCAGCGATCGTCTGGACGACGACGACTACCCCGCCTACACGATGGGCCGGGCCGCCGAGATGCTCGGCACCACCCCTGGCTTCCTGCGTGCCATCGGGGAGGCCCGCCTGATCACTCCGCTGCGCTCGGAGGGCGGGCACCGCCGGTACTCCCGCTACCAGCTGCGGATCGCGGCGCGTGCCCGCGAGCTCGTCGACCGGGGAACCCCGATCGAGGCGGCCTGCCGCATCGTCATCCTGGAGGACCAGCTGGAGGAAGCCCAGCGCATCAACGCGGAGTACCGCCGCGCCGCGCAGAAGTCCTCCGGCGTCCCCGATCGCGGCCCGAGCTGA
- a CDS encoding CBS domain-containing protein, translated as MTPVLTQHPATAHAPHIRDDMTVEVALSLMAGARVDHLVLCDGDDQSTGVITLARLTVLRDAPTYTDRVRLRDVPEC; from the coding sequence ATGACGCCGGTTCTGACGCAGCACCCCGCCACGGCCCACGCGCCCCACATCCGTGACGACATGACGGTCGAGGTGGCGCTGTCGCTCATGGCCGGTGCCCGGGTCGATCACCTCGTCCTCTGCGACGGGGACGACCAGAGCACGGGCGTGATCACCCTCGCCCGGCTCACCGTTCTCCGGGACGCCCCCACCTACACGGACCGGGTCCGCCTCCGGGACGTCCCGGAATGCTGA
- a CDS encoding SDR family oxidoreductase yields the protein MSEQTIALVTGANKGIGYEIAAGLGALGWRVGVGARDRERRESAVAKLRAAGADAFGVPLDVTDDASVAAAAALVEESAGRLDVLVNNAGITGSVPQMPTEVDPATVRTVVETNVIGVIRVTNAMLPLLRRSSSPRIVNMSSGVGSLTRQTTPGIDTGPIAAAYTPSKTFLNAVTVQYAKELRDTGILINAACPGYCATDLNDFRGVRTPEQGAAVAIRLATLPDGGPSGGFFDDGGEVPW from the coding sequence ATGAGCGAACAGACGATCGCGCTGGTGACCGGCGCGAACAAGGGCATCGGATACGAGATCGCGGCGGGCCTGGGTGCCCTCGGCTGGAGGGTCGGGGTCGGCGCCCGGGACCGGGAGCGGCGCGAGAGCGCCGTGGCGAAACTGCGGGCGGCCGGTGCCGACGCGTTCGGCGTACCGCTCGACGTGACCGACGACGCGAGCGTGGCCGCGGCCGCCGCACTGGTCGAGGAGAGCGCCGGGCGTCTCGACGTGCTGGTCAACAACGCCGGGATCACCGGCAGTGTGCCGCAGATGCCCACCGAGGTGGACCCCGCGACGGTGCGGACGGTCGTGGAGACCAACGTGATCGGCGTCATCCGCGTCACCAACGCGATGCTGCCGCTGCTGCGCCGCTCGTCGTCGCCGCGGATCGTGAACATGTCCAGCGGCGTGGGCTCACTGACCCGGCAGACCACTCCCGGCATCGACACGGGCCCGATCGCCGCCGCCTACACGCCGTCCAAGACCTTCCTCAACGCCGTCACCGTCCAGTACGCCAAGGAGCTGCGGGACACGGGCATCCTCATCAACGCGGCGTGCCCCGGCTACTGCGCGACCGACCTCAACGACTTCCGCGGGGTCCGCACCCCGGAGCAGGGCGCGGCGGTCGCGATCCGGCTCGCGACGCTGCCCGACGGCGGTCCGAGCGGCGGCTTCTTCGACGACGGGGGCGAGGTGCCGTGGTAG
- a CDS encoding DEAD/DEAH box helicase, with protein sequence MKRAHTSRTRDRFSGGDGAGRRSGGPSRSRNYGSRPAPQGEFALPKTVTPPLPAVESFADLALPARLLATLGQEGVTAPFPIQAATLPNTLAGRDVLGRGRTGSGKTLAFGLAVLARTAGRRAEPRQPLALVLVPTRELAQQVTDALTPYARSVSLRLATVVGGMSIGRQASALRGGAEVVVATPGRLKDLIDRGDCRLDGVTVTVLDEADQMADMGFMPQVTALLDQVQPGGQRMLFSATLDRNVDRLVRTYLHDPVVHSVDPSAGAVTTMEHHVLHVRDADKHRTTTEIAARDGRVIMFLDTKHAVDSLTTHLLKSGVRAAALHGGKSQPQRTRTLAQFKSGHVTVLVATNVAARGIHVDNLDLVVNVDPPSDHKDYLHRGGRTARAGESGSVVTLVTPGQRRGMSRLMTSAGITPRIAQVGSGEAELSRITGAQAPSGVPVVVTAPRQERPRGASAPSRGRRGRRPTGQGRPVGQSRPTGEAARPRAQRRTGSGSAA encoded by the coding sequence ATGAAGCGTGCCCACACATCCCGTACCCGTGACCGTTTTTCAGGAGGAGACGGCGCCGGCCGCCGCTCCGGTGGCCCGAGCCGCTCCCGGAACTACGGAAGCCGCCCGGCCCCCCAGGGCGAGTTCGCCCTGCCGAAGACGGTCACACCCCCGCTGCCCGCCGTCGAGTCGTTCGCCGATCTCGCCCTGCCCGCCCGGCTGTTGGCCACCCTCGGCCAGGAAGGCGTGACCGCGCCGTTCCCGATCCAGGCGGCCACCCTGCCGAACACCCTGGCCGGTCGTGACGTCCTGGGCCGCGGCCGCACCGGCTCGGGCAAGACCCTCGCCTTCGGCCTCGCCGTACTGGCCCGGACGGCAGGGCGGCGCGCCGAGCCGCGGCAGCCGCTCGCCCTCGTCCTCGTGCCCACCCGCGAGCTGGCCCAGCAGGTCACCGACGCGCTCACTCCGTACGCCCGGTCCGTGAGCCTGCGGCTCGCCACGGTCGTCGGCGGGATGTCCATCGGCAGGCAGGCCAGCGCGCTGCGCGGAGGGGCCGAGGTGGTCGTCGCCACGCCCGGGCGGCTCAAGGACCTCATCGACCGGGGCGACTGCCGGCTGGACGGCGTGACCGTCACGGTCCTCGACGAGGCCGACCAGATGGCCGACATGGGCTTCATGCCGCAGGTCACCGCCCTGCTCGACCAGGTGCAGCCCGGGGGCCAGCGAATGCTGTTCTCCGCCACGCTGGACCGCAACGTCGACCGGCTGGTCCGCACCTACCTGCACGACCCGGTGGTCCACTCCGTCGACCCCTCCGCGGGCGCGGTCACCACGATGGAGCACCACGTGCTCCATGTGCGCGACGCGGACAAGCACCGGACCACCACCGAGATCGCGGCGCGGGACGGCCGGGTGATCATGTTCCTCGACACCAAGCACGCGGTGGACTCGCTGACGACCCACCTGCTGAAGAGCGGTGTCCGCGCCGCGGCCCTGCACGGCGGCAAGTCACAGCCCCAGCGGACCCGGACCCTGGCCCAGTTCAAGAGCGGCCACGTGACGGTCCTGGTGGCGACCAACGTCGCCGCCCGCGGCATCCACGTCGACAACCTCGACCTCGTCGTCAACGTCGATCCGCCCAGTGACCACAAGGACTACCTGCACCGCGGCGGCCGTACCGCGCGGGCCGGCGAGTCCGGCAGCGTGGTCACGCTGGTGACCCCGGGCCAGCGTCGCGGCATGAGCCGGCTGATGACGTCGGCGGGCATTACTCCCCGGATCGCCCAGGTGGGGTCCGGAGAGGCGGAGCTGAGCCGCATCACCGGTGCCCAGGCCCCTTCCGGTGTCCCGGTCGTCGTCACCGCCCCGCGCCAGGAACGCCCCCGCGGCGCCTCCGCCCCGTCCCGGGGCCGACGGGGCCGCCGCCCCACCGGCCAGGGCCGTCCCGTCGGCCAGAGCCGTCCCACCGGCGAGGCGGCACGCCCGAGGGCGCAGCGGCGGACCGGCTCCGGCTCTGCCGCGTAG
- a CDS encoding phosphatase PAP2 family protein: MSSWGAGCRRRVLLWGTAGVVTLGFLIALEIAARRYGEPGPLTNQVKGLVLAPKPGPLYGGLGLMMVVLTWRQRFIAVGAALGIDAVLLPVRWAVGADMSDGHVFGTGALWVMLGTAVIAVTRRTGPERLLLLKGVGLGLLLVAARKVGDTWLLITAKTRPTVLDQYVATADHALGNPSWLAGRIVEATDPYSSHLLQLVYGQLAVAAVVVAFHQLRNVTVERRFPSHHLVRTFLVIGLLGPAFYMIFPVVGPVFAYGPGASGTGGVEWAAADLWPHTPLPVSTPQPMTYDGITPRNCMPSLHTAWAVAIFVHTRRAPRALRFAGTFWLVVTLAATLGFGYHYGVDLIAGVVFALTIEAALRSLDRGWDRPGILLVAYGTAVFTALLVSYRYLPTEMAGRPEVSGPLLILAMTSVIYGYVRTTPRPVPRLPAPRTPAEDAAPEDTTTGEQEGTAPTPTRAPEPH; this comes from the coding sequence ATGAGTTCGTGGGGTGCGGGGTGCCGCCGGCGCGTGCTGCTGTGGGGCACGGCGGGCGTCGTCACGCTCGGATTCCTCATCGCGCTGGAGATCGCCGCACGCCGCTACGGCGAACCGGGGCCGCTCACCAACCAGGTGAAGGGCCTGGTCCTCGCCCCCAAGCCGGGGCCGCTGTACGGCGGTCTGGGGCTGATGATGGTCGTGCTCACCTGGCGGCAGCGGTTCATCGCGGTTGGCGCCGCGCTCGGCATCGACGCCGTCCTCCTGCCGGTGCGGTGGGCGGTGGGCGCCGACATGTCGGACGGCCACGTCTTCGGCACGGGCGCGTTGTGGGTGATGCTGGGCACCGCGGTCATCGCCGTCACCCGCCGCACCGGCCCTGAACGCCTCCTGCTGCTGAAGGGCGTCGGACTGGGCCTGCTGCTGGTCGCCGCCCGCAAGGTCGGCGACACCTGGCTGCTCATCACGGCGAAGACCCGCCCGACGGTGCTCGACCAGTACGTGGCGACCGCCGACCACGCGCTGGGCAACCCCTCCTGGCTGGCCGGCCGGATCGTCGAGGCCACCGACCCCTACAGCAGCCATCTCCTCCAACTGGTCTACGGCCAGCTCGCGGTGGCCGCGGTCGTCGTCGCCTTCCACCAGCTGCGCAACGTCACGGTCGAGCGCCGCTTCCCCAGCCACCACCTGGTGCGCACCTTCCTGGTGATCGGCCTCCTCGGACCGGCCTTCTACATGATCTTCCCGGTGGTCGGCCCGGTCTTCGCCTACGGCCCGGGCGCCTCCGGCACCGGTGGCGTGGAGTGGGCGGCGGCCGACCTGTGGCCGCACACCCCGCTGCCGGTCAGCACCCCGCAGCCGATGACGTACGACGGGATCACCCCCCGCAACTGCATGCCCAGCCTGCACACCGCGTGGGCTGTCGCGATCTTCGTCCACACCCGCAGGGCGCCGCGGGCGCTGCGCTTCGCCGGTACGTTCTGGCTGGTCGTCACCCTCGCCGCGACCCTGGGCTTCGGCTATCACTACGGCGTGGACCTCATCGCCGGTGTGGTGTTCGCCCTCACCATCGAGGCGGCCCTGCGCTCGCTCGACCGCGGCTGGGACCGGCCGGGCATCCTGCTGGTCGCCTACGGCACCGCGGTCTTCACCGCGCTCCTGGTGTCGTACCGCTATCTGCCGACGGAGATGGCCGGACGCCCCGAGGTGTCCGGCCCCCTGCTCATCCTGGCCATGACCTCGGTGATCTACGGCTACGTACGCACCACCCCGAGGCCCGTCCCGCGGCTGCCGGCCCCCCGGACCCCGGCCGAGGACGCCGCGCCGGAGGACACCACAACCGGAGAGCAGGAAGGCACCGCTCCCACGCCCACGCGCGCCCCGGAGCCGCACTGA
- a CDS encoding cold-shock protein, translated as MATGTVKWFNSEKGFGFIEQDGGGADVFAHYSNIATQGFRELLEGQKVSFDIAQGQKGPTAENIVPA; from the coding sequence ATGGCTACCGGAACTGTGAAGTGGTTCAACTCGGAAAAGGGCTTCGGCTTCATCGAGCAGGACGGCGGCGGCGCCGACGTCTTCGCCCACTACTCGAACATCGCCACCCAGGGCTTCCGTGAGCTGCTGGAAGGCCAGAAGGTGTCGTTCGACATCGCGCAGGGCCAGAAGGGCCCGACGGCCGAGAACATCGTGCCCGCCTGA